The nucleotide sequence CCCTTCGCCAGTGCTAACTGGATCAGGTTCAACGGGTGTCATCTCAGCCGACCGCGTCCCATGCTCGAAAGCTGGAACGGGCGGCACCCCGTGTCGCACGACCATCACATCACGGAAGCCACCCTCTCCACAAGTCGGTCTCGGCCCCCGGTTTGTTGTCACTGGAAGCAATGTCACAGAACACCGGAAATCAATCATGGCTATCCGACAATTGGGCATTCTGGCTTCTCGTTTTGCTTGTCTTATTTTGGACGCTCTTGTTGCTCGCGCTCCAGCTCGAGCGCGGTTTCGGCAATAGCGCGGACGTCGAATGTTTGCGCCACCGGTATCGCATCCATTTCCTCGAGAGTGAACCACGCCGCCTCAAGCGCATCATCGCCCGAGACCGGTTCCCCCCGTTCCCATCGGCAGAGCACCGCGATCAGAACATAATGCAGATCGTGGTCGGCATCGATGACGTCGACAGCATCGAAGACATCACCGGGTGTGGCGTGCACTCCCGTTTCCTCGGCGAGTTCGCGCACGGTCGCGACGGTCAGGGTCTCACCGAGGTCGATCTTTCCCCCGGGGAATGCCCAGCGCCCAGCATCGGGCATATGGGCCCGACGGATGAGAAGGACTCGCCCTTCCCGGACCACTGCCGCCAGCGTCGCCGGTTTCGGATAGGAACGGCCGCATGTCATCTACCCAGCCCCGATCGTGGACTCGGAGGCCGCCGCGAAGTGGGCTGTGATCTGCATGAACGGTGGATGGTCGATGGGCGACTGCATGCCGACGTCCTCCACCGATTGTGCTCCGCGGTCGGTGACCTGGTCCACTGTGAAACCGGCCTCGTTCAGCACCGCCTCGTAGGTGCTGATGAACCAGTGCCGGTCGACAAGCTCGAGAACACCGGCGCCGGGGATCTGCAAGCTGACCCTGCGTTCGTCTCCGTCGCG is from Kocuria palustris and encodes:
- a CDS encoding NUDIX hydrolase; translation: MPDAGRWAFPGGKIDLGETLTVATVRELAEETGVHATPGDVFDAVDVIDADHDLHYVLIAVLCRWERGEPVSGDDALEAAWFTLEEMDAIPVAQTFDVRAIAETALELEREQQERPK